The window tgaatttttcttcttcatctttttcCATTTCTTGTTGTCTATATTCTGCTCTAGTCTAATTATCCACACATGCTTGAATTTCTAGTGATTTTGGGCTTAATCTCGACCTTGTCTCATCCAAAATGCTTCCACCGGCATTAAAAGCTTGTTCCACCGCTACTGTTGATGTCGGAGTTGCTAAAATTTGCTTAGCAATAACTAATAAGGGAGAGGATAGGATAAAAAATAAACGATGGTGGGCTTTCAGTCCAAGACTCCAAGTTTTATACCATTTATGGCTTTTAGTTTCAAACCAATAGCTTTTAATTTGACCTTTTAAACTTTCTTAAaacccataaaaaaaaaagcccatAAAATTTAAACTTTCTTAAAACCTATTAAACACAACTAATTTTTTTCGAATtatctcactacttatattaattatttttaattattttttaacggTTCTGGAACCGGCGGTTTTGGTTCTATTTTTTAGAGAACCAGAATTGGAACCTTTATCTTAGGTTCTACCACGGTTTTGGTTCTTGTTTTGGTCCAGTTCCAAACGGTCCGGTTCCGGTCTGGTTCTCGATTCCAAATAGAATCATGGCTATGCCTAATCATGGCCGGTTCGCgattcaaccggtcgaaccagCTAGTTCAGTCTACTTTTCAAAACATTGCAAAAAAGTAGAATGATTTTCAGAGACAAAAGATAATGCTACATGACGTTATAGTCAATTAGTAAATTGACGAGCTaatcttgaaaaaaaataattaaaaaagggGACATATTACATAATTAACTGTCTAGCTACAGAATTAACCACATCCTATGCAAGCTACATCCCTCGCTAAACATTTAGAGACCGATCATGAGATCTTATATTAAGGGTTATAAAAGACTCTTCAGATGGCTAGCAAGCTAGGAAATTTAAGGGTTATATGTAGTTTCGGTCATTTTTGCATACATGGTAAGCAGAGCAACCACGAATGAAGGCCAAAAACTGTACTCCAACCTCTGCATTTGGTCAAGATCTAAACTTCTATGTAGCTCAAACTTGTGGGAGTGCGTTTCTAGATATAGCCGGTCTCAACAGACTTGTTTCAACTTGGTACAACATAACATAATTATCTACACTGCTCTACAAAATATCCTCGTGAATAGTTTGATCACTTACAAAAGCATTTCTCATGAGAAGATATAAACTATACACATAAaactgtttgaaaaaaaaaaaactctatttTCATCAAGAATATTGAGTAtatcttttatcttttcttccTCAATGATATGATTTCAAGAAACTTAAGCAAGCACTGTAACTTCACACCTTGAGAATAGACGTAAGATTTCACAGTGCAATTTGGAAGATGAATATGCATACATCCTGAAATTTGTCTCTACAACAACATATCCCTGATAGGAGTAAAGTTGGAATAATAATCAGTCAACAAATCTGTCTGCTATTTCATCGAAGTCAACTGAGAAGCTATGACGTATATTAAGTTAGCTGAAGAAATGTACAACCAAATCCACGTTCAGAGGAAGTTCCTTTGAAATGTCCAGTCCAATCAATGATaagcacaatttttttttaagaacacAGATAATTGGGAGTATCGGCTGGACAGCATGGTAAACAAAGAAAGTTACTAGAATGTTGCAGATAGGCTGGAATGACCTGTTTCCTGGATGATGTATCTGATAAGCTGATAGATAGATTTGTAGCCAACTTTATGCGGATAAACCAACTCTCCTTTCTTCCCTGATGAAGAgccaaaacaaaataagaacTGCAGGTGGAGCAAAAACTCTAGAAGACAAGCATTTGAAACAACCAATAAGTGCAACTAAAGTTTACCTGCTGAAGCTTCACACGGCCCAAACCAGCAAGATCCTAATTATAGTCCTCTGTGTATCACTCAAATGTGTTTATATTATAAGCCTACATTCAGAACTGGATCAAATCAAATCATGATAAATATACTGACAAGTTACAAAATATTTCAGGGGATAAAAAGTGAGGCCAAAATCATGTCCATGCCAAAAATCAGTGATGGAACCAATATAGTTTCCCAACCCCTTTGAATAATTAGTAGCTGATCAAGCAATAGAACTTGATGAAACCAAACATTCTTACTTAATACCTCTTCAGTAGCACGGAAGCTTAGTTCCAGAGAAAAGGATACAAGATCCGCTGAGCCCAGGCCCCGCTCCTCGCCAAGGTGAGGAATACAAGTAAGAGGATAAGCGCGTTGGTCAATAATATTTAAAACCTTTTAGTTGGTCATGGTTGTAGGCTCAATCACTAACAGCATTTTCTTAGCAGTGTATAGTTTTTAGTTCCCTTTCTTCTTGTTTCCCTTATTGGTGCAAGCAAGGTTCACTCCAATATCACAAGTAGCAAAAGGTAATCACTCTATTTGTCCTTGCATGGGTGTTAAAAGGATCACCCTGGAAGCACAAAACTATGTGGTTCAAGATAATACGGTTTACAGTTTATTGTGGATTCGAACTTCATTGGGTGGTGTGGTGATTGGCATATAGATGTTTGCAGGATCAGGGATGGGAATAGAaatatcaaagaaaaaaaaaagaaaatcaagaaataaaaaatcatcCTGATCATTTTTGTTTCACCAAATCTACTATTTTTACACTCAATTTCCCATTCATCTTTCTTTTCATCATTTTGGTACAAAATCCATCCTttttgaccaaccaaaactcTCACAACTCACACTGTCTGCACtccctctttttctttcaagaCAAAACACACAAGACTAACATAACTCACTCCTTTCTATCTATCGGCTCTCTCCACTTCTCCCCTCAACTCACAGACACTAAAAAAGAAATTCTCAGTCAACTTTCGGCCTCTCCTCTCTTTCTCAATTTCTCACACACTACACACATTCTCCTCAACTCCCCCAAAAATCTCTCGGTCTCTCTCTCAATAACACACAACAATCATACACACATACAACTCCCTATCTCagctctcttgctctctctctctcaaaaaaaaaaaaaaaagggcagaaGAACAAGGAAGATTTGTTACTGCTGTTGAAGTCGCCAGTGTCGGAGTATGGTCACGGGCTTCTTCAATAAATTTGCACACTAGAATTCAAAGGCTATTAAGCCAGTTAAGGTACCCTTCTCATTTTTCCCTTATGTAAATGTGGCCACTGGCTTTCTGTGATTAAAAGTTAAATAATGAGGGCTTTGTGAACAGGAGTAGACGGTTAacatttttcctttccttttttctctcgTTCCTTTTCTTTGTGGTAATAGGTATACTGGTTGTTGGTAAAATTTGGgagttcaaatctgtccgagtttcaTGAACTGTGTGAACCTAAATCTTGCATTCCAAATGTTTCAAAAAATGCCTAAATGAAAAATCGAATTAAATTGGGTTTTTTTTGTCCATTTAAGGTCATAATTATATTGTAAAAATTACAAGGATTGTTTTGGTACAAATTTATGAATTTTGGAGAAGATTTTAGTGATGTTTAAAAATAAAACCGTGGCTgcattttgccattttgacacCCTTTCgtgcatttttttgaaaaaccaagCCAGGAAATGGACTCTATGCGAAAAATCGAGTGAAGAGAcgtattttaatgaaattttgtGATCGGAGAGACCGCCGGCGTTTGCCACGGACGTCGGCTACCCGAACTTCAGTCCACCGgataagaagaagaacaagagggaagaagaagaaaaaaagagagagagagagagagaaaagaaagaaaaaggaagaaaaaaagaaaaaaaaacattgggctgtttttttttttttttttttttctggtgaaTTTGTGTTTATTTTTCGTTAGGCTTGTGGTTGGGTTTTGGAGCTGAGTCCAAAGTTTTCATTCTATTAAATTTCCATTATTCTTTGGACTTGCTTGGTTTTTTTCATGAATTGGCTTGCATTTTTGTTTTGGACTAGAGTAATCCGGCCCAAGTGCTAAGATGATGGCCCAATTTTGTTTCTAGATTTTGGCCTAAAATTATACTCCTTCTGtcctatttatttaattatatttgGAGAATTTAACCTTTTAAGAATTGTGATTTGATCGTGAtgtttatactttttttttttaatttgaccCCCATAAATTCTAATTTTCAATGATAACATGCATATAATTAGAAAGAAGGGTTATATTGAAAAGAGAGATTGAACGGTACTTTGACTTTTCTAACATGACAATTGTTTTGAaacctcccaaaatgcaaagtATGACACTTCAATGGGACAGAGAGAGTATTGTTTATATTGAGTCTAAATCAGaaattgaattttgtaattatgTCCCAATCTTTTGAGTAATTTTATTGTggcttaaaaatttttaaatttcattcatttgggtccctaatttaattacattttagcctctaaattttatttttgtttaattttgacccataatggtttcaaaaattatacgttgaccccaaaactttcttatttttataatttggtCCCTATggtttttgattttttcaattataATTGTCCCTTTCCTTTAGTTGTTAATTGTGCTTCTCTTGCATGCatttaaattgtaaattttgaGTGTTTTGagtttatttacattttttaaCATAATAATACGAATCtggtaattattattattatttttaagtaaaTTGGTATCGTGttctttttgttaattttgagtATAGATAGGGCGACTTTACctcatttagtcaccacttcaaaagggaggtacctATATTACCCTTTAAATTGTGATTATATGTTCTGATCTGCTCCTACGTGCTATTGTATGTTTATatgttttcacatttttttattatttatttaattcaaatgcttattcaattttttaatgtttgtttggttaattttgtaattatttgggaggtatttaaatgcctcaagatgtaatagataggtaatatttttatttatttttacaaaaattgtaattagatagacaaatgtaatagataggatagatagatttattttattatattttttcccATTTTAGATTATAGTTAGGTCTCCGctataatagataggttttgtgtgtttatgtggcttatgtgctTATATGCTTTTGTCGCAtttcttaggatttttgcatctaaatATTATACTTATGTGTTAGATGCTATATGTTCttacatgtttacttgttttaattcatgttttatttgttttattatgtaTTATGAATGCATGACGTTACCACACTAGTCCCAACGCTAATTGTAACTTTTCCCTCTACTTCCctgctagtccaatgctaatgAAGATTTCTAAAAtagggttagtccaacgctagatccTTAGACCATCTACACGTTAGATTCAACCCTCGTATGTTATTTATTGCATTGTCatatatttttcctattttaagtcatttttctcatttgcatgatatttcctcttATATTATTCCCTTATCCTCTATATGTGTGAACTAGATCATTTAGATTCATATTtcatttagaaaattagaagaaataagCTAGTGCATATGCTTGTTTAGATTAGAGGGTCACTTTTCGAATATggaaaatgggtgattatagCTCTTTAACTTAATATCCCATTAATCTTTTTAGAAGAAAATTGtgtcacgagtttttgtctTTCGTATTCATTATGTTGCATCCCAATCTTTTGGTCTCGTGACTCCTTTAACGAATTATTTTGGATtttgcaattaatgcgattggtacCAATTCAACCTTGAATGGACATTTTACCCATTTCgatattttctttaaatttaggtttttaatctatataggaaacatccaaaagtgataaatttaagggttagattaggaaagtTTTGACTAAATCTCACAACTAatttagactaggttgaaaagATGCTTTAGGTTTGAGCCAATCTCACAACATTTGCCTGTCCTTTTTTCAACCATgattctcaaactcattttctcttgttttcaaagatctgaaattgtcgaaaagggttttattttattttttattttattaaaaatatttttgggagacttggtacacctaaacATTATACCAAGTAGTGactcttattttcttaaaaactctttttaaattaaattttgggTCCAAACTGTTGTATTcttaaagtcccattttaggccttttttgcacttatatttttaaatgaaaaaacaCATCTTTTTGTAAATAAACCGTTTCATAgtgaaaattgatttttttttttttttttttttttgtttgcatcaTGGCTTATGGTTACAACTATTAGATTTCGTCTGAGGTAGATCCTTATCCCCCAAAtgagaaaacccttttattcattttaagcttGTAATGCCAATCTATCCATCTACTTTCTCATTTCAACCAGCAGTTGCTGCCATTCCTCCACTTTCCAATTGCTCTCTGAAATCCATCACTTGTCTGAACTCGAAACAAGGTATCAGACATTCAAGTTTATCTTTCTGTCTCGCTCTCCCTGAAGCGCGCACACACGTATTCGCTTATGTGAACTACTGCCCGTCCTTTTGAGTCCTCCAACGAGATGAGTTTGGACAAATCTAGAACCATTATAAATCCTATAATTACCAAATTTGTATATTATTCTACAGAAAAGTATGAGCATGTCAAAAAATTCATTGGATGTAGTAGCATGTCAAAGATTTAAGATATAAAATATCAATATACTTATGTGAATAGGTGGTATATGCATGAACTTGAAAGGGACTATAAGTTGCTGGTGCACTCAAGATCCCAATACATTACCTGCGGATACTTTGGGCTTCTATTATACGTGACAGTGTTCTGCACAGGAGCTTAATTAAGAAGCATCTAGTGCTACTACCTCAAATTCTTTAAGGATAAGATCTTTTGTtgttagattaaaaaaaaacaaaaagaaaacatcTTTTGTTGTTACTTTCAGAATTGAAATTATGTTCAGCATTTCTGATAGGTAAGTTTATTGTTCTACAGTGGGTCCTGTTGAATATGACAATACAGAGTCGCACCAGCAAGCTGCTCGGTATCCTCGCACAAATAAGTTAAAAAAGCATGCAGGAAATTTATGCTAAAACTAACCTCATACGTCAACATTTTCAGCCTGGCCAGATGTCAGAAAGCAAAGGTGAACCGAAGGAAAGAACAGATGTTGTTGATACTGGTATATTTTTCACTCTACATACTTAgtattttgattttgttaattgttaattgTTAATATTCCAACTAAAAAGATCTAGTTCTTCTATTCTTCTATGACAAGGGATTACAAGTCTCTTTTTGGTTCAACTTGTTGGTCTTACAGATACCATATTGACTGCATTCTGAGATTTTTTCTGAAATCTAAACAGAAAATCCGAGTAAGATGAAGTAGAGGTAAAAAGATTTAAAGATGACAGAGACATCTGTATTGAACGAAGAATCACTTGATCATAATGATTTGTGtatagaaaataagaaagaaacaaatacaaaataaattaacTATCTATTTCTATTATTTCAATGTCGCGAGACTATATGATTTCAAGCTCGTTTAAAATCATCTTAATGGAATTGAAGGAGTGAATTCATATGATAGCCTCCCTCAATCACAATTCCCTTTTGTAAAGTTTACTTGGTTACCTTTTTGTAAAGTGTTGATATTAAAGTATGATCTATATACTATTGTACAGATCTAGAACCATTATAAACCCTATAATCCCAAATCTGTATACTATTGTACAGAAAAGTATGAGCATGTCAAAAAATTCATTGGATGTATTAGCATGCCAAAGATTTAAGATATAAAATATCAATATACTTATGTGAATAGGTGGTATATGCATGAACTTGAAAGGGATTATAAGTTAGCCAACAGCCTCTTGGGCTGTTGGTCACCAAGACATCTTTAAGTCTTGGTAGAGGGTTCAATCCTTGCCTCCCACCATCCTCTAGTTATGGCTTCCCCTCCCCCTCCTCTTAGATTAGGCTAGAATAGGTTATACAAACTGTTATCATTGCTggcaaaaaaaatagaaagggaCTATAAGTAGCTGGTGCAGCCAAAATCCCAATACATTACTTGTGGATACAATGAGCTTCTATTGTACGTGACAGTGTTCTGTCCTGGAGCTTAATTATGATGCATCTAGTGCTACTACTTCGAATTCTTTAAGGATAAGATCTTTTGTTGttagattcaaaaaaaaaaagaaaaagaaaagatcttTTGTTGTTACTTTCAGAATTGAAATTATGTTCAGCATTTCTGATAGGTAAGTTTATTGTTCTACAATAGGTCCTGTTGAATATGACAATACAGAGTCGCATCAGCAAGCTGCTCAGTATCCTCGCCCAAATAAGTTAAAAAGCATGCAGGAAATTTATGCTAAAACTAACCTCATATGTCAACATTTTCAGCCTGGCCAGATGTCAGAAAGTAGAGGTGAACCCAAGGAAAGAACAGATGTTGTTGATACTGGTATATTTTTCACTCGGCCATACttagaattttgattttgttaattgttaattgTTAATTGTTAATATTCCAACTAAAAAGATCTAGTTCTTCTATTCTTCTATGACAAGGGATTACAAGTCTCTTTTTGGGTCAACTTGTTGGTCTTACAGATACCATATTGACTGCAGTCTGAGATATTTTCTGAAATCTAAACAGAAAATTGAGTAAGAAGAGGTAGAGGTAAAAGGTTTAAGGATGACAGAGACATTTCTATAATGAACGAAGAATCACTTGATCATAATGATTTGTGTAtagaaaatgggaaagaaacaaatacaaaataaattaacTATCTATTTCTATTATTTCAATGCCTTGAGACCCTATGATTTCAAGCTCATTTAAAATCATCTTAATGGAATTGAAGGAGTGAATTCATATGATAGCTTCCCTCAATCACAATTTCCTTTTGTAAAGTTTACTTGGTTGCCTTTTTGTAAAGCGTTGATATTAAAGTATGATCTGCTGATAATTGATGACAGTAGTTGGCATAAAAAGTCAATTGCAAATTATCTTGGATGGAAGAGAAACAAACCACACTAATTCGTGTATTTTGTCAATGGTGGAGATCATGAAGAAGGTGTGACCTCCAGACACCCAAGAAAGAACCAAATCAAGTCACGTCGCCATTCAACGAGAAATAGAAAAAGCAAAGCTTTAACTGATACAACTGATTCTGATGTTAGCCCCCCACTCCAAGTTTGTGGGAAACTTCAGGGACCAGTAGAGTCTGATAATTTGAGTGctgaagaagaaattaaaattgTTGGAGAGTCTTTTATTGAGGACGACAGCAATGCCTATCCTCTTCGAACTAGAAGCAGGAGAAGCAGAAGAATGGTCAATAGAAGTGGTTCTGAAGTTACCATTCCAAGAAAAAGAGTTCGACGGCAACCAAGGAGACCCCTGAATTTCAGCACTTCAATCACATCGGAAGGAGTTTTAAGCTCCAGGCAATTTTATCGCTACATGGAGTAAGTTTTCTAGTTTGATGTTTTTAAAGTTGCACTATGATCCTGTTTCAAAGCCTTACTTGTGTTAAAAGCATTGCATTATGCAGCCACATATGGAGTGAGGTTTCTGCAGAGAAGAGAAACTCAATTGCATGCATGGATTGCTTGTGGTTTAACACATACGCGGAAAGTAAATGGAAGGAAAAGGTGTTAAAATGGATAGAGAGGGaagatatattttcaaaaaaatatgttctGGTTCCCATTGTTCTGTGGTAGGTCTCTTATATTGTGCAACTGGCTTAGTTAGTTAACATCTTTTCTTTTGGAGTATCTTGTTCATCGAGATTGTACTTGTCAGGTCTCATTGGAATCTCCTGATCTTCTGCCATTTCGGTGAAAGCCTGCAATCAGAAAGCAGCACTCCCTGCATGTTATTGTTGGATTCGCTGCACATGACAGATCCTAAGAGGCTTGAACCTTTAATTAGAAAGTATTTGATCAATCAATTACTTGTTTATTATTGGTCTCAAAAAGTTGGCGCGCGGTGTCTTATTTTATCTCATAATGATCTGTTGTTTTTCTGCTTCATAGGTTTGTTATGGACATATATAAAAATgagaagaggccagaaaccaaAGAATTGATTCGTAAAATTCCTCTTTTGGTTCCTAGTGTGAGTTACAATTAATCATCagcttattttaattttcagttGGATTCTTATACTGAAAAAGACGCAAtgattatgttttttttttcttttttttcccagaTTCCTCAGCAGATAGATGATAAAAAATGTGGGTATTTTGTCCTTTACTATATTTATTTGTTCATAAAGAATGCTCCTGAGATGTTTAGCATCGACGAGGGCTACCCTTACTTTGTGAGTCCTCTTCGTTTatctttttaaagaaaaagtttcttttaacCTGTATAATAATTGGTATTTTCTCTCATACATTGTAGATGACAGAAGACTGGTTCACTCTTGAAGAGCTCGACGGCTTCTGTAGAACACTCGAATCAGTTCGGGTCGACACTACAAGCTCAGATGAATAGATTGTACAGGTGCATCACCTTCTTGTATTGCGTAGCAGTCTGTAATATAGGTTGCATCCAGGACTCTTGAAGAAGTAGCAGTGTAAGCAGAAAAAGCAATTGTTGTGATTAGTGATTATTAACGAAGGGCCTCTTCGGGGCTACATGTTATGAGCGGCAAACTTGATTGTTACATTCTGGGAACTCATTTTCAGTTTTCGCTTGGGTTCTTTCTTTTAAACAGAAAAtaggttttttgtttttcttgtacTTAATAAACCATTGTATTGTCAAGTTTTCTTTGTACTTGATCAACTATTGATAAGTTTTCTTGTACTCATTTCAGATTTCTTTGTACAAGTTTTCAGATTTCTTGTACTCATTTCTTTGTAATTAATCAATTATTGACAAGTTTTCTTTGTACTTGATCAACTATTGATAAGTTTTCTTGTACTCATTTCAGTTTTCTTCTCTTTGCTTTTATAAAACTTGTGTGGTCATGTTGCAACTCTCTGTTTTGTCACGTAAATTGTATAGACTTTTGATTTGAGGAGATTGATGGGCTAACAAATTTTCTTCATATTACGCCTCGAGctaaaatagttttaaaaacaaAACCCAGAACTCTGATCcaaccaaaccaaaccaaacactTGAATTTGATCTATCATACTTTCTGGTAAATGTTTCACATCAGTAAAAGCCCCATCTGTAAAAGTTCTATCCTTCTTACAGCCATTAACAATTCCTATGTCTTTTAAGCAACCATCACAAAACAAAATTACGACTGCATGTCCTCATATTTCCAACAACTTAGATAGCAAAGCAAGCTATtatgaacaaatttttttttcacaattaATCCAAAAGAAAGGTAAAAGGGGTACCAAATCCGGATTTTCGACCCTAGTTTGATCATTTGATGTACTACAAACAAATACATGGAATTCAATCTTCAGCTGCTACAGCGGATGATCCTCTCCCAACCCTGCCATGAGTTCCAGCATCTTGTGCAGTTGATTTATACTTGTACCATGAAGCCCAAAAGAGATAGTTAGCAAAGTTGAGCAAGCTTAGGATGGCTAAAAACCAGTAAAAAAGCTCCAACTTATTGTGGTTCAAATCTGGTGCCTCTAACCATCCTTGTTTGCTTGGAGTCACCTTCTTGGTTACAGTATTCACAAGATTGACAAAGGCAGTACTTAAAAAGTATCCCAAGGAGAGTGATAAGAGTGCAAATGAAGTGGAAAGAGATCTCATCCATTTGGGAGCCTCCCTGTAGAAGAACTCCATTAGTCCGATCACTGTAAACATGTCAGCAACGCCAAAGACTCCATATTGGAAAGACAGCCAGAAAAGACTTATAGGATGCAATGGGTCCTCTATTGCTTTATGTCTTCTTTTGATCTCAACCACTCCTGCAATGGCCATTGAGATGATGGCAAGTACAAGACCGATGCCTACACGCTGAAGCTGAGTGATACCTGTTGGGTGACCAGTGATTTTTCGAGCCAGTGGGACGAAGTAAAACTCGTAGACTGGCAGAAGAAGAGACATGAAAATTAGGGGAATCACTGGGATTGAAGCTGAAGGAACTTTGAAAGATCCCAAATGGGTATTCATGAAATATCCTTGAAGTACTGAATATGTCTGCAGCTGTGCCATGCATGTGTTCATTATAATTGTACTCAGAATAATTGGGAGCATCCTGATGAGTATTTTGACTTCTTCTACTTGTGTTACTGTGCATACTTTCCATGGATCTGGAGCTCTCTCTTCTCGAACACTAGCAGCCCTCCCTCCTCGAACACTAGCAGCTTTGTCTAACAG is drawn from Coffea arabica cultivar ET-39 chromosome 1c, Coffea Arabica ET-39 HiFi, whole genome shotgun sequence and contains these coding sequences:
- the LOC113740686 gene encoding protein NRT1/ PTR FAMILY 4.5-like, with the protein product MDAENVQSLVSSMTKKKGGFRACIFVLALITLENIGFVANMSSLVLYFHFVMQFGLSASANTLTNFLGSTFLLTIFGGFISDTYLNRLYTCLSFGILEVLGLLLLFVQADSNKLQPDPCDKSSCVRGGKAVMLYCTIFLLAVGAGGVKGSVAALGADQFDQKDEKEAKALASYFNSYQFSVTIGSIIGVTIVVWVAMNKGWHWGFLISLITTSIGMVVLALGKPFYRLPSQSTSPLVKISQVIVAAIRNRNVPLPENPSELYETDDKDAISHTSQFRLLDKAASVRGGRAASVREERAPDPWKVCTVTQVEEVKILIRMLPIILSTIIMNTCMAQLQTYSVLQGYFMNTHLGSFKVPSASIPVIPLIFMSLLLPVYEFYFVPLARKITGHPTGITQLQRVGIGLVLAIISMAIAGVVEIKRRHKAIEDPLHPISLFWLSFQYGVFGVADMFTVIGLMEFFYREAPKWMRSLSTSFALLSLSLGYFLSTAFVNLVNTVTKKVTPSKQGWLEAPDLNHNKLELFYWFLAILSLLNFANYLFWASWYKYKSTAQDAGTHGRVGRGSSAVAAED